A region from the Pelobates fuscus isolate aPelFus1 chromosome 3, aPelFus1.pri, whole genome shotgun sequence genome encodes:
- the LOC134601108 gene encoding caspase-7-like, producing MSKAKRGRALIIAMTEFHNHSECSRDMLEPRKGVKRDTDRLFRALSLLGYNVSLHLDVSAREIREIYQNESRFVQGECFISILSSHGQEGLIYDFYGEPVYLRDLYDSLSPKNCPALAGIPKLFFIQACRGKEIDEGVVLETDSADCEADTFCHSWNLPSDTVVMFATSEGYVAFQNPAGSFFLQTLCDIIEGEERELALNQIFTLISYHTAYNFQSRGTYAGYKEMPCFITNLTKELRPFRQLENTF from the exons ATGTCAAAGGCTAAAAGAGGCCGGGCGTTGATCATCGCCATGACCGAATTCCACAATCACTCTGAGTGCAGCAGGGACATGTTGGAACCACGCAAGGGGGTAAAACGTGACACAGACCGGCTCTTCAGGGCCCTTTCCCTGCTTGGCTACAATGTTTCCCTTCACCTGGATGTGAGTGCCAGAGAAATCAGAGAAATCTACCAGAACG aATCTAGGTTTGTGCAAGGAGAATGTTTTATCAGCATTTTGTCAAGTCATGGCCAGGAAGGGCTGATTTATGACTTCTATGGTGAGCCTGTTTATctgagggatttgtatgattccCTTTCTCCAAAAAACTGCCCTGCATTGGCTGGAATACCCAAGCTATTCTTCATACAG GCTTGCCGAGGAAAGGAGATAGATGAAGGAGTGGTACTGGAGACAGACTCTGCCGATTGTGAGGCCGACACTTTTTGTCACAGCTGGAATCTCCCAAGTGACACGGTTGTAATGTTTGCAACCAGTGAGG GGTACGTGGCTTTTCAGAATCCTGCTGGCTCATTCTTCCTACAAACGTTATGTGACATTATCGAGGGGGAGGAACGCGAGCTTGCACTAAATCAAATCTTCACACTCATTTCCTACCATACAGCCTACAATTTCCAAAGCCGTGGCACATATGCAGGCTACAAAGAGATGCCATGCTTCATAACCAACCTTACCAAGGAGCTGAGGCCATTCAGACAGTTAGAAAATACTTTCTGA